ACATTAAATTTATCTTGACCTCAGCCATGCCGCTCAGTTGCCTGCTACCCTAGATATTCGTGTTGTTGCGCTGAAGCTCTGCTAAAGTTCTGAAAAAGCGACGTTATCGACGGGTCAAACCGCGAAAATCTGGGCGTAGGGGTTGGTGTTGGCTGATGCTACTACTGCCTACCTTATTGTGGCTGGGATATCAGGAGGTGAAAAGCCAGTTAGAGCCATATCAAGCAATTCTCGTTCTCGGCGGTTCCGTCCAACGAGAGAAGTTCGCAATCGAATTTGCACAGAACAAGCCAGATTTACCAATTTGGGTTTCCGGTGGTAGTCCGAAAGAATACGCCCGTAATTTATTTACCCAAGCTGGTGTCGATCGCAGTCGTTTGCATTTAGACTACCAGGCAGTAGATACGGTCACAAACTTTACTACCTTAGTCGGCGAGTTTCAAAAGCGGGGCATCAAGAAGATCTACCTGATCACGTCTGATTATCATATGCGCCGTGCCGAAACAATCGGTCAAATTGTCTTAGGTAGTCGTGGGATTGATTTTACCCCAATTTCCGTTCCCTCGCAGCGATCGCCAGAACCCTACAACAAAACCATCCGCGACGGAGGTAGAGCTTTGCTTTGGGTACTGACAGGACGCACGGGTTCGACATTAACGAAAAGATAAGTCGGTACGGGAGTCGGAGGACAAGGGAGACAAGGGAGACAAGGGAGACAAGGGAGACAAGGGAGACAAGGGAGACAAGGGAGACAAGGGGCAGAGGAGCAAGAACTGTCAACCACCAACTACCCATTACCCATTACCCATTACCTCTCACCTCTTGATAGATGTGATTTTAGATTTGGCAGATTAAATTTGTCTTTGATTGCTAAGTTTATCTGTGGTGGCGATCGCATTTGTTAGCCAACTACTGTCTTTATGGGTATGATTACTGAGCCAAGCAGTACAAAATTATTATCTCGCACGGGCGATCGCTCTAAATTGGGTTTAGTTTGTATCACCGTTTCTAAAGCAGTCCGCTATCGT
This window of the Chroococcidiopsis thermalis PCC 7203 genome carries:
- a CDS encoding YdcF family protein; this translates as MLLLPTLLWLGYQEVKSQLEPYQAILVLGGSVQREKFAIEFAQNKPDLPIWVSGGSPKEYARNLFTQAGVDRSRLHLDYQAVDTVTNFTTLVGEFQKRGIKKIYLITSDYHMRRAETIGQIVLGSRGIDFTPISVPSQRSPEPYNKTIRDGGRALLWVLTGRTGSTLTKR